ATCAACTATCCGGCCCGACTGCCTGTCCATGCATAAAAGACGGCTGGCGCTGCGGTCAGGCAAGGGTTTTTGGGCGATTAAATGCTCAGGTAAATGGTAATTAAAGTCACTTTTCTTCATGGCGCGCGATGTTATCAGTTTTAAGCTGACGAATATACTTAAAAAATTAAAAAATAAACTGGACAAGGCTAAAAAAGCTTGTCTATAATATGCGCTCTTTGCCGGGGTGGCGAAACTGGTAGACGCGTTGGATTCAAAATCCAATTGGGGTGACTCAGTGTCGGTTCGATTCCGACCCTCGGTACCAAATTTAGGTTCCGTGCAGTGCAAAGAACCCTAAAAACCCGCAAGTCGTAAGGCTTAGCGGGTTTTTTATTGTCACAATAAAATGCGGCCAGATTTCTTTACATATCGCCATCCCTTAACCGAGTACTGCCATTCACAACGCAAAACCTAACGCAGATAAGCCTTTAGATCTGACCGATAAAAAGGCATACACTTACTCATCCATTCCAATGATCCGCAAATATTTTCTCCTCGGTAACGGTTCGAGTCAAAATAACCAAAAGCGATAACTCGCCTGGTCAAAGATAAGACCTCCATGCTGGCATTTTATGATTATCCGGCCGAAAACCGACAGCACCAGCCTCATCCCATTAAGTCCGTTTTGCTACTGTCAGACTGAGAGCGACCAAAACCAGCTATTATGGGAATGTCGAGCAACAACATTGGCTATGGCATTTAACTCAATGGAAACGAGCCTGAAAAAATAGCTTCGCTTAAGCGATTATCAACGGTTAGCGAATGTCATCATTGGCATGAATTCGTCAACGGTGTTAAATAAACCGGAGATCAGAAAATAAGAGACCGATTGATCCTTATATGCCAGATTTGACAGAAATGGACCCAGAAAATTGGACAGTGGCTTAAGTGATAAAACTGCTCTATTGTGATCTCAACGCATGAGGAAAAAAACAATGAGCAAAAAAAGAAGAAATCACTCTCCGCAGTTCAAAGCCAAGGTAGCCTTGGCAGCAATTAAAGGCGATAAAACCTTAGCCGAATTATCGTCTGAGTTTAATGTTCACCCGAATCAGATCACGCAATGGAAGCAGCAATTGCAGGATAATGCCAGCGAGCTGTTCAGCAAGGGCAAGCCTAACTCATCAGTTTCCGATGAAACCATCAAGGATCTGCATGCGAAGATCGGGCAGCTGACGGTGGAAAACGATTTTTTAGCCAAAGTGCTCGGTCGCTAGATCGAGCTCAACGCAAAGAAAAAATTGATCCCCAAGCGGAGCTACCTGTGACCCAACAATGTAAATTACTGGCGCTGAGCCGTTCTAGCGTCTATTACCGGCCTGTCGAGGTGTCCGATGAAGACCTGAGGCTGATGAAAGCCATCGATGCCATTCATCTGGAGCAGCCGTTCAGAGGGAGCCGGCGGATACGCGATGAGCTGCTGGATCGAAAGGTTGTCGCTTCTATCAACCGTAAGAAAGTGCAACGCCTGATGCGGCAAATGGGCTTGGTTGCGCTTTATCCGAAAAAGAAGACCAGCCTGCCAAGCAAGGGCCATAAAATCTACCCTTACTTGCTGAAGGGCTTGACTATTGACCGTCCCAATCAAGTTTGGGCAACCGATATCTGTTATATTCCGATGGCCAAAGGCTTTCTCTACTTGGTCGCGGTCATGGACTGGCATAGCCGCAAGGTCCTGAGCTGGCGCCTGTCGAATACGATGGACTCCCGCTTTTGCCTGGAAGCTTTGGAAGAAGCGATTGAGTGTTACGGGGCTCCGGAAATGTTCAATACCGACCAGGGTAGCCAATTTACCAGTGACAAATTTACTGGCATGCTCAACGCCCATAGCATCAAGATCAGCATGGACGGAAAAGGTCGTTGGGTCGATAATGTCTTTATTGAACGGCTCTGGCGCAGCTTAAAATATGAAGACGTCTATTTGAAGGCGTATGAAACGCCACGGCAAGCTGAAATAGAGATCGGTCGCTATTTCCGCTTCTACAATGAAAAACGACGGCATCAGGGATTAGAGGGAAAAACGCCGGATGAAGTCTATGATGCTGATCTTTTGAATGAGCAAAAGGCGGCATAACCTGGCAGGGTTATCACTTAAGAACGATAAATGGCTGTCCAATCAGTGGGGTCCATTTCTGTCTGTCAATCAGCCAGAAATCATCGGTTTCAGGATTAACGAGAGGCAGCACACAACACCACCCCCTCGGATCAGGCCATGCGCGTTACCGCTATACTGGCGACGGACCGGCTCGATCCGGTGTGAGTAATCCTTGTCTAATATGGTATCGTCGAAGATCAGATAACCGATCAGGATTGGCACTACTTGGGCACAGATATTGTCCTACGCCAAGCGCCCTGTCATCCATTAGCCGAGCAGATAGCGGTTGATCTCATCATGACTGAAGTCTTCACAGTGCGCCGCAAAGTGCGTCAATGTGTAGTTGATCGGGGTCACCAGCAAATACTGACAGTAATCCAGGCGAGTCACGGGGCTCATTTTCGTGTGCCTTTGACACTGTCTGCTCGCTCAAGTGCTCTATCAACATCAACCCAGGATTCTGCGTAAGTCATATTTTTTATAAAATCAAATCTAAGATCACCGAGTTTACCCAATAAACAGACAGTTTGTAACTCGCTTTTCTCACAAAATCTAATCATTAATTATGCAATTTCCTTTTCTTCGAGGGCCAGAGCTTCGCTATTTTCAGCCATCAATCTTTCTAGCAATTTATTCCAGATAGGGATTTGGCCAATCATATTGCTAGATTCATCAAGAATTACAACTCTAATGGTTTCTGCAAG
This is a stretch of genomic DNA from Methylobacter sp. YRD-M1. It encodes these proteins:
- a CDS encoding IS3 family transposase (programmed frameshift) → MSKKRRNHSPQFKAKVALAAIKGDKTLAELSSEFNVHPNQITQWKQQLQDNASELFSKGKPNSSVSDETIKDLHAKIGQLTVENGFFSQSARSLDRAQRKEKIDPQAELPVTQQCKLLALSRSSVYYRPVEVSDEDLRLMKAIDAIHLEQPFRGSRRIRDELLDRKVVASINRKKVQRLMRQMGLVALYPKKKTSLPSKGHKIYPYLLKGLTIDRPNQVWATDICYIPMAKGFLYLVAVMDWHSRKVLSWRLSNTMDSRFCLEALEEAIECYGAPEMFNTDQGSQFTSDKFTGMLNAHSIKISMDGKGRWVDNVFIERLWRSLKYEDVYLKAYETPRQAEIEIGRYFRFYNEKRRHQGLEGKTPDEVYDADLLNEQKAA